In the Variovorax sp. S12S4 genome, one interval contains:
- the phoB gene encoding phosphate regulon transcriptional regulator PhoB has protein sequence MKKPRVLIVEDESSIAELIAVNLRHNGFEPIWSEDGAAAQREIDAFLPDLILLDWMLPGQSGLQLARQWRKDARTKAIPILMLTARGDEPDKVAGLDAGADDYITKPFSTQEMLARIRAVLRRRAPEVVTERVEIGELALDTATHRVTWQGNALKVGPTEFKLLAYLMQHAERVHSRAQLLDKVWGDHVYIEERTVDVHVKRLRESLGAAAPMVETVRGAGYRLTAQVTV, from the coding sequence ATGAAGAAACCCCGAGTCCTGATCGTCGAAGACGAGTCGTCGATCGCCGAGCTGATCGCCGTCAACCTGCGCCACAACGGCTTCGAGCCGATCTGGTCGGAAGACGGTGCCGCAGCCCAGCGCGAGATCGACGCTTTCCTGCCGGACCTGATCCTGCTCGACTGGATGCTGCCGGGCCAAAGCGGCCTGCAGCTCGCCCGCCAGTGGCGCAAGGACGCACGCACCAAGGCCATCCCGATCCTGATGCTGACCGCGCGCGGCGACGAGCCCGACAAGGTGGCCGGCCTGGACGCGGGCGCCGACGACTACATCACCAAGCCGTTCTCCACCCAGGAAATGCTCGCGCGCATTCGCGCCGTGCTGCGCCGCCGCGCACCCGAGGTGGTGACCGAGCGCGTGGAGATCGGCGAGCTCGCGCTCGACACCGCCACGCACCGCGTCACCTGGCAAGGCAATGCGCTCAAGGTGGGGCCCACCGAGTTCAAGCTGCTGGCCTACCTGATGCAGCATGCCGAACGCGTGCACAGCCGTGCGCAGTTGCTCGACAAGGTCTGGGGCGACCATGTCTACATCGAGGAACGCACGGTTGACGTGCACGTCAAGCGCCTGCGCGAATCGCTGGGTGCCGCGGCACCCATGGTCGAAACCGTGCGCGGCGCCGGCTATCGCCTGACTGCCCAAGTCACGGTTTGA
- a CDS encoding Ppx/GppA phosphatase family protein: MQNGTRLAAVDLGSNSFRLEIGQVDHGQIHRTEYLKETVRQGNGLDSARNLTPEAMQRGWDALARFGERLAGFKRSQVRAVATQTLREARNREEFLLRARTILGFGIDVIPGREEARLIYQGVAHMLPHTDASDRERRLVVDIGGRSTEMIIGQALEAELMESYRVGSVAWSMKHFAEGLFTPAAFRAAEVAAKAVLDDALSSYTRDQWDVAYGASGTIGAVGDVLAAAGGEPGLITRDGLDWLVDRLLKAGSADKLRIDGMREDRKPVIGGGVSVLRAVFDLLGIEEMKVAQGALRHGVLYELLERDEGVADLRTATVARLATRFSVDAAQAKRVGDTAAALFVQLAPAARGGSSTSRAGRALRKLGWAAQLHEIGTLVSHSDYHKHGAYILDNTDAPGFAVNELHALGQLVLGQRGKLRKLEAALDDETFVMQLLSLRLAVILCHARRDPDPQALHLAALGARAFTIVCAPDWADAYPQSAHLLREEVLAWQKTSNWRVELNGA, encoded by the coding sequence ATGCAAAACGGCACCCGCCTCGCAGCGGTCGATCTCGGTTCGAACAGCTTCAGGCTGGAAATCGGACAGGTCGACCACGGTCAGATTCACCGCACCGAATACCTCAAGGAGACGGTGCGCCAGGGCAACGGCCTGGACAGCGCCCGCAACCTCACGCCCGAGGCCATGCAGCGGGGCTGGGACGCGCTCGCCCGGTTTGGCGAGCGGCTGGCCGGCTTCAAGCGCTCGCAGGTGCGGGCCGTGGCCACGCAAACGCTGCGCGAAGCCCGCAACCGCGAAGAATTTCTTTTGCGCGCACGCACCATCCTGGGGTTCGGCATCGACGTGATTCCGGGTCGCGAGGAAGCCCGCCTCATTTACCAAGGCGTGGCGCACATGCTGCCGCACACCGATGCCTCCGACCGGGAGCGCCGCCTGGTGGTGGACATCGGCGGGCGCTCGACCGAAATGATCATCGGCCAGGCGCTCGAGGCCGAGCTCATGGAGTCTTACCGCGTTGGCAGCGTCGCCTGGTCGATGAAGCACTTTGCGGAAGGCCTCTTCACCCCCGCCGCATTCCGCGCCGCCGAGGTGGCCGCCAAGGCCGTGCTGGACGATGCGCTTTCAAGCTACACCCGCGACCAGTGGGACGTGGCCTACGGCGCCTCCGGCACCATCGGCGCGGTGGGCGACGTGCTGGCCGCGGCCGGCGGCGAGCCAGGGCTGATTACCCGAGACGGGCTCGACTGGCTCGTCGACCGCCTGCTCAAGGCCGGCAGCGCCGACAAGCTGCGCATCGACGGCATGCGCGAAGACCGCAAACCCGTCATCGGCGGCGGCGTGAGCGTGCTGCGGGCGGTGTTCGACCTGCTCGGCATCGAAGAAATGAAAGTGGCCCAGGGCGCGCTTCGCCACGGCGTGCTCTACGAGTTGCTGGAACGAGACGAAGGCGTGGCCGATTTGCGCACCGCCACCGTGGCGCGGCTGGCCACCCGCTTCTCGGTCGATGCCGCCCAGGCCAAGCGCGTGGGCGACACGGCCGCCGCGCTGTTCGTGCAACTGGCGCCGGCGGCACGCGGCGGCAGTTCCACCAGCCGCGCCGGCCGGGCGCTGCGCAAACTGGGCTGGGCGGCGCAGCTGCATGAAATTGGCACGCTGGTGTCGCACAGCGACTATCACAAGCACGGCGCCTACATCCTGGACAACACCGACGCGCCCGGCTTTGCCGTGAACGAACTGCACGCGCTCGGCCAACTGGTCCTGGGCCAGCGCGGAAAACTGCGCAAGCTAGAGGCGGCGCTGGACGACGAGACCTTCGTGATGCAGCTGCTGTCGCTGCGCCTGGCGGTCATCCTCTGCCACGCGCGCCGCGATCCCGATCCGCAGGCGCTGCATCTTGCGGCGTTGGGCGCCAGGGCTTTCACGATTGTCTGCGCGCCCGACTGGGCCGATGCCTACCCCCAGTCCGCGCACCTGCTGCGCGAAGAAGTGCTGGCCTGGCAGAAGACCAGCAACTGGCGCGTGGAACTCAACGGCGCCTGA
- the pstC gene encoding phosphate ABC transporter permease subunit PstC — protein sequence MSSTPLQDAPHSSLPERPVSSTFPASASALDLAAERGRATAPPPAKAPRSGPMADRLFGWAAKGAALLTLAMLIGILLSLIAGAWPAISKYGLGFLTSSVWDPVQNEYGGLVMIYGTLATSIIALVIAVPVSFGIALFLTELSPSWLKRPLGTAIELLAAVPSIVYGMWGLLVFGPILSTWVQQPLQKLLAGVPYLGALVSGPPVGIGILSAGIILAIMIIPFIASVMRDVFEVTPPLLKESAYGLGSTTWEVVSKVVLPYTKAGVIGGIMLGLGRALGETMAVTFVIGNMNQLNSLSVFEAANSITSALANEFAEAGAGLHQAALMYLGLVLFFITFVVLTLSKVLLAQMKKSEGTKS from the coding sequence ATGAGCAGCACACCGCTCCAGGATGCGCCGCATTCGTCTTTGCCGGAGCGACCCGTGTCATCCACTTTTCCTGCTTCCGCATCCGCGCTCGACCTCGCTGCCGAGCGCGGCCGCGCCACTGCTCCACCGCCCGCCAAGGCACCGCGCTCGGGCCCCATGGCCGACCGCCTGTTCGGCTGGGCCGCCAAGGGCGCCGCGTTGCTCACGCTCGCGATGCTGATCGGCATCCTGCTGTCGCTGATCGCCGGCGCATGGCCCGCCATTTCGAAATACGGCCTGGGCTTTCTCACCAGCAGCGTGTGGGACCCCGTGCAGAACGAATACGGCGGCCTAGTCATGATCTACGGCACGCTGGCCACCTCGATCATCGCGCTGGTGATTGCGGTGCCGGTGAGCTTCGGCATTGCGCTGTTTTTGACTGAGCTTTCGCCCAGCTGGCTCAAGCGCCCGCTGGGCACGGCCATCGAGCTGCTTGCCGCGGTGCCGTCCATCGTGTACGGCATGTGGGGCCTGCTCGTGTTCGGCCCGATTCTTTCCACCTGGGTGCAGCAGCCGCTGCAGAAGCTGCTTGCCGGCGTGCCGTACCTCGGCGCCCTGGTGTCCGGCCCGCCGGTGGGCATCGGCATTCTGTCGGCCGGCATCATCCTCGCGATCATGATCATTCCGTTCATTGCCTCGGTGATGCGCGACGTGTTCGAGGTGACGCCGCCGTTGCTCAAGGAGTCGGCCTACGGGCTCGGCTCCACGACCTGGGAAGTGGTCTCGAAGGTCGTGCTGCCCTACACCAAGGCCGGCGTCATCGGCGGCATCATGCTCGGCCTTGGCCGGGCGCTGGGTGAGACGATGGCGGTCACCTTCGTGATCGGCAACATGAACCAGCTCAATTCGCTGTCGGTGTTCGAGGCTGCCAACAGCATTACCTCGGCGCTTGCCAACGAGTTTGCCGAAGCCGGCGCCGGCCTTCACCAGGCCGCGCTGATGTACCTCGGCCTGGTGCTGTTCTTCATTACCTTCGTGGTGCTGACGCTCTCCAAGGTGCTGCTGGCCCAGATGAAGAAGAGCGAAGGGACCAAGTCATGA
- the pstA gene encoding phosphate ABC transporter permease PstA, whose product MNTSTAQNLLSAKALAETRQAKFASRKRVNQIALTLSLAAMMFGVFWLIWILWETLRLGLGGLALATFTEMTPPPNEAGGIANAIFGSFVMVALATFVGTPIGIMAGIYLAEYNPKGWLSSVTRFVNDILLSAPSIVIGLFVYAVVVAYFKTFSGLAGALSLALIVIPVVIRTTENMLQLVPPGLREAAYALGTPKWKVILSITLRAARAGVVTGVLLAVARIAGETAPLLFTALNNQFWTADISQPMASLPVTIFKFAMSPYENWQQLAWAGVFLITVAVLALNILARVLTRNKL is encoded by the coding sequence ATGAATACGAGCACTGCACAAAACCTGCTGAGCGCCAAGGCGCTTGCAGAAACCCGCCAGGCCAAGTTCGCCTCGCGCAAGCGGGTCAACCAGATCGCGCTCACGCTGTCGCTCGCCGCGATGATGTTCGGTGTGTTCTGGCTCATCTGGATTCTTTGGGAAACGCTGCGACTGGGCCTTGGCGGCCTGGCGCTTGCCACGTTCACCGAAATGACCCCGCCGCCGAACGAGGCGGGCGGCATCGCCAACGCGATCTTCGGCTCGTTCGTGATGGTGGCGCTGGCCACCTTCGTGGGCACGCCGATCGGCATCATGGCCGGCATCTACCTGGCCGAGTACAACCCCAAGGGCTGGCTCTCGTCGGTGACGCGCTTCGTCAACGACATCCTGCTGTCGGCCCCGTCGATCGTGATCGGCCTGTTCGTTTATGCCGTGGTGGTGGCGTACTTCAAGACCTTCTCGGGCCTTGCGGGTGCGCTTTCGCTGGCGCTGATCGTGATTCCGGTGGTCATTCGCACCACCGAGAACATGCTGCAGCTGGTGCCGCCGGGCCTGCGCGAAGCGGCCTATGCACTTGGCACGCCCAAGTGGAAGGTGATCTTGAGCATCACGCTGCGCGCCGCGCGTGCCGGTGTGGTCACGGGTGTGCTGCTGGCCGTGGCGCGCATTGCCGGCGAAACCGCGCCGCTGCTCTTCACCGCGCTGAACAACCAGTTCTGGACCGCCGACATCAGCCAGCCAATGGCCAGCCTGCCGGTGACGATCTTCAAGTTTGCGATGAGCCCGTACGAAAACTGGCAACAGCTGGCCTGGGCCGGCGTGTTCCTGATCACCGTGGCCGTGCTTGCCCTCAACATCCTGGCGCGCGTTCTTACGCGCAACAAACTCTGA
- the pstS gene encoding phosphate ABC transporter substrate-binding protein PstS has product MKTTFKFAAAGLVAAAFAHVPAFAQDVTGAGASFPAPLYAKWASDFNKSTGVKINYQSVGSGAGLKQIEAKTVDFGASDAPLKDEELQAKGLMQFPTVIGGVIPVVNIPGIKPGELKLNGQVLGDIYLGKITKWNDPAIKALNGSLALPDAAIAPVRRADGSGTSFLFTNYLSKVNAEWKSKVGEGTAVNWPTGAGGKGNEGVAAFVNRLPNSIGYVEYAYVKQNKMTYAQLQNAAGNFVSPEDTAFKAAAAAADWNKSFYQVLTNQADKGAWPITGATFILLHKAQDKPANATTVLKFFDWAYKNGDKTADELDYVPMPDTVKATIAKAWGEVKDASGKPVAFK; this is encoded by the coding sequence ATGAAAACGACTTTCAAGTTTGCAGCTGCCGGCCTCGTGGCCGCGGCCTTCGCCCATGTTCCCGCTTTCGCACAAGATGTGACCGGCGCCGGCGCCAGCTTCCCGGCACCGCTGTATGCCAAGTGGGCCTCCGATTTCAACAAGAGCACCGGCGTCAAGATCAACTACCAGTCGGTCGGCTCGGGTGCCGGCCTCAAGCAGATCGAAGCCAAGACGGTCGATTTCGGCGCTTCGGACGCGCCCCTGAAGGACGAAGAGCTCCAGGCCAAGGGCCTGATGCAGTTCCCCACCGTCATCGGCGGCGTGATTCCCGTGGTCAACATTCCCGGCATCAAGCCGGGCGAACTGAAGCTCAACGGCCAGGTGCTGGGCGACATCTACCTGGGCAAGATCACCAAGTGGAACGACCCAGCCATCAAGGCGCTGAACGGCTCGCTGGCCCTGCCGGACGCCGCCATTGCACCGGTTCGCCGCGCCGACGGCTCGGGCACCAGCTTCCTGTTCACCAACTACCTGAGCAAGGTCAACGCCGAGTGGAAGAGCAAGGTCGGCGAAGGCACGGCCGTGAACTGGCCCACCGGCGCGGGCGGCAAGGGCAATGAAGGCGTCGCCGCTTTCGTGAACCGCCTGCCCAACTCGATCGGGTATGTCGAATACGCCTACGTCAAGCAGAACAAGATGACGTACGCCCAGCTGCAGAACGCAGCCGGCAACTTCGTCTCGCCTGAAGACACGGCCTTCAAGGCCGCTGCCGCCGCGGCCGACTGGAACAAGAGCTTCTACCAGGTGCTGACCAACCAGGCCGACAAGGGCGCATGGCCGATCACCGGCGCGACCTTCATCCTGCTGCACAAGGCGCAGGACAAGCCCGCCAACGCCACCACCGTGCTCAAGTTCTTCGACTGGGCCTACAAGAACGGCGACAAGACCGCCGACGAGCTCGACTACGTGCCGATGCCCGATACGGTCAAGGCCACGATTGCCAAGGCATGGGGCGAGGTGAAGGACGCATCGGGCAAGCCGGTCGCGTTCAAGTAA
- the phoU gene encoding phosphate signaling complex protein PhoU has translation MTEKHLSSQFDSELNGVSSRVMELGGMVEAQIHQAVYALLQFDPEAADRVMETEHRVNAMEIEIDRELSSIIARRQPTARDLRLLIAISKTTANLERVGDEANKIARMVKSIIESGSARALPSNELRIAADLASGLLRTALDAFARLDTAAALSILKDDDLIDKEFDGFVRKLVTYMMEDPRTISASLDLLFLAKAIERIGDHAKNIAEFIIYIVKGADVRHTSMQEIESALQ, from the coding sequence ATGACTGAAAAACATCTCTCCAGCCAGTTCGACAGCGAACTCAACGGCGTTTCGTCGCGCGTGATGGAACTCGGCGGCATGGTCGAGGCGCAGATCCACCAGGCGGTGTACGCGCTGCTGCAGTTCGACCCCGAAGCGGCCGACCGCGTGATGGAAACCGAGCACCGCGTGAACGCGATGGAGATCGAGATCGACCGCGAGCTGTCGTCGATCATCGCGCGGCGCCAGCCGACCGCGCGCGACCTGCGCCTTCTGATCGCCATTTCCAAGACCACGGCCAACCTCGAGCGCGTGGGCGACGAGGCCAACAAGATCGCACGCATGGTCAAGTCGATCATCGAGAGCGGTTCGGCCCGCGCGCTGCCTTCGAATGAACTGCGCATCGCCGCCGACCTGGCCTCGGGCCTGCTGCGCACCGCGCTGGACGCGTTCGCGCGCCTGGACACGGCCGCCGCGCTGTCGATCCTGAAGGACGACGACCTGATCGACAAGGAGTTCGACGGCTTCGTGCGCAAGCTGGTCACCTACATGATGGAAGACCCGCGCACCATCTCGGCCAGCCTCGACCTGTTGTTCCTGGCCAAGGCCATCGAACGCATCGGAGACCACGCCAAGAACATCGCCGAGTTCATCATCTACATCGTCAAGGGCGCCGATGTACGGCACACTTCGATGCAGGAAATCGAATCGGCGCTGCAGTAA
- the pstB gene encoding phosphate ABC transporter ATP-binding protein PstB: protein MPNTVAQPSRSKISVKDLNFYYGKFHALKGINLEIPENKVTAFIGPSGCGKSTLLRTFNRMFELYPEQRAEGTIALDGENLLTSKQDVALIRAKVGMVFQKPTPFPMSIYDNIAFGVKLFENLSASEMDDRVEWALKKAALWTEVRDKLQQSGSGLSGGQQQRLCIARGIAIKPEVLLLDEPCSALDPISTAKIEELIAELKNEYTVVIVTHNMQQAARCSDYTAYMYLGDLIEFGATEQMFFKPQRKETEDYITGRFG, encoded by the coding sequence ATGCCAAACACTGTCGCACAACCGTCGCGCTCGAAGATCTCGGTCAAGGACCTGAACTTCTACTACGGCAAGTTCCACGCGCTCAAGGGCATCAACCTCGAGATTCCCGAGAACAAGGTTACGGCCTTCATCGGCCCGTCAGGCTGCGGCAAGTCGACCCTGCTGCGCACCTTCAACCGCATGTTCGAGCTCTACCCGGAGCAGCGCGCCGAAGGCACCATTGCGCTGGACGGCGAGAACCTGCTCACCTCCAAGCAGGACGTGGCCCTGATCCGAGCGAAGGTCGGCATGGTGTTCCAGAAGCCCACGCCGTTCCCGATGTCGATCTACGACAACATCGCCTTCGGCGTGAAGCTGTTCGAGAACCTGAGCGCCAGCGAAATGGACGACCGCGTCGAGTGGGCCCTGAAGAAGGCCGCCCTCTGGACCGAGGTGCGCGACAAGCTGCAGCAAAGCGGCTCGGGCCTTTCGGGCGGCCAGCAGCAGCGCCTGTGCATTGCACGCGGCATCGCCATCAAGCCCGAAGTGCTGCTGCTCGACGAGCCGTGCTCCGCACTCGACCCGATTTCGACCGCGAAGATCGAAGAGTTGATTGCCGAGCTGAAAAACGAGTACACCGTGGTCATCGTGACGCACAACATGCAGCAGGCCGCACGCTGTAGCGACTACACCGCGTACATGTACCTGGGCGACCTGATCGAGTTCGGCGCGACGGAACAGATGTTCTTCAAGCCGCAGCGCAAGGAGACCGAGGACTACATTACCGGCCGTTTCGGCTGA